The window CTTTCATTCGTGAGCCATAGTTCTTCCATTCTGTGTAGAATAAAGGATGCATAGGTCCGGTTGTTGCACAAAATAGCTCCACCTCAAGTGGGATTTGGAGATTTCGTACAAATTTGTCTGGTTGAACAACCTGTTTTTCGCATGAGTTGGTGAAGAGAAGAGCGTGCGAAAATGGCCTGATGAGGCTGCATGAGTAGTGCGAACACTTGAATCTTGGTCCTGGGCAGCCGTCGCTGCGAAGATGAAAATCAAGGTTCAACTGCTTAACGAAATTGGAAACGTTTTTGCTAATAATTTGCGATAGGCTTGGGTACCTAGCTCTTCAGGCGGGTTAATCCTTCTCGACCGAGGTCCTCGTGCGTCCCCAGCCCAAACGGGGGGATTGCTCAAACCACCAGCTAGTAGAGGGTTGTGTCTTGCTGTTTAATCCCATCAACAAGTCCTACTACGATTATGCCATCGAGAGGGACAAAGAGGCGTGCATCAATTGTGAGGTGTGCGTCCGCCAATGTTCCTATGGAGCGCACTTCTGGGATGACGTACGCAAGAGTGTGCGGCATGACAGCTCCAAGTGCGTAGGTTGTCATCGTTGTGAGGCGTTCTGTCCAACGGCGTGCTTGACCATACGACATAAGCCCACCGAATTTCGCGATAATGCCGTATGGAATCCAAAATTTCTCAAGTACATTTATAAGCAGGCTGATACAGGCGGTGTGCTTCTGGGTGGAATGGGTTGCCCGACCAATATCCCGGTCTACTGGGATAAGCTGCTTCTTGATGCTAGCCAAGTAACCAACCCTTCCATCGACCCGTTGCGCGAGCCCATGGAACTCAAGACGTTCCTGGGGACTAAGCCCAGCAGACTAGAGTTCGAGGAAGCTTCCGAAGGACCCCGCCTCAAGACCCAGATAGGGCCGCAGTTGGAACTCGAAGTGCCGATCATGTTCGCGGCTATGAGCTTCGGCGCAATCAACTTTAATTTGCATGTGGCGATGGCCCGGGCCGCAACCGCTAGCGGGACCATGTACAACACTGGCGAGGGCGGCTTGCACCGTTCGCTGTACAAGTACGGCAAGAATACTATTGTGCAGGTAGCTTCGGGCCGTTTTGGCGTGCACAGTGACTACCTGAACGCTGGTGCGGCCGTTGAGATTAAGATTGGTCAAGGCGCCAAGCCCGGTATCGGCGGTCATCTGCCCGGCGAGAAGATTGATGCGCGCGTATCCGAAACACGTATGGTGCCAATCGGCTCCGATGCCATATCGCCGGCCCCTCACCACGACATCTACTCCATCGAGGACCTGCATCAGCTCATCTATGCCATCAAGGAAGCTACGGCTTATACTAAACCCGTTTCCGTTAAGATCGCCGCAGTGCACAATGCCCCGGCAATCGCTTCGGGTGTGGTGCGCGCCGGCGCTGATATTGTGGTTATTGACGGCATGCGTGGTGGCACAGGTGCAGCTCCTGCCATGATTCGCGACAACGTGGGATTGCCCATGGAACTGGCCCTGGCCGCCGTGGATCAGCGCCTGCGCGATGAGGGGATACGCAACCGGGCCTCGATCGTGGCTTCGGGAGGCATTCGCTGTAGCGCGGATGCCGTCAAGGCCATCGCCCTGGGAGCCGATGCCGTGTACATCGGCACGGCCACGCTCATTTCCGTGGGCTGCACGGTCTGCGGCCGCTGCTATACGGGCAAGTGCCCGTGGGGCATCGCCACAAATGAAGCCAGCCTGGCCAGGCGCCAGAATCCGGATGTGGCGGCCGAGAAGATGGCCAACCTCATCAAGGCTTGGGGCCACGAAATACAGGAGATGCTTGGCGGCATGGGACTCAACTCCATCGAGAGTCTGCGTGGCAACCGCGACAAGCTGCGCGGCGTGGGCCTGAACGACACCGAGTTAGACATTCTCGGCGTCAAGCACGCCGGGAGGTAAGAGACATGAAACGCGTCTACCCCGATAAGGAAGTCTGCATTGGTTGCCGCCTCTGCGAGGTGGCTTGCTTGACCGTGCATAGTAAGAGTCAGGATATTATCATCGCGCACAGGGAAGAGAAGGCTGCGGGCCTGTCTTCCCGTAAGGCGGTGTATCAAAGCGGTCCGACCTGCGTTGCTCTGTCCTGCCGGCATTGTGCCGAACCAGCCTGCGTAGCAGCTTGCATTTCCGGTGCCCTGAGCAAGGACCCGGAGAGCGGCCGCACCGAGTACGACGAGAGCAAATGCGTGGGCTGCTGGTCGTGCGTTATGTCCTGCCCGTTCGGGGCCATCAAACGGCACGCGGCCAAGCAGAAGATCGTCAAGTGCGATCTGTGCAAGGGCAGGAAGATGCCTGCCTGTGTAGAGGCATGTCCAAACCGGGCCCTCAAGTACGAGGAGCGCTAGTCGCTCGGGCCCTCCAAATTCAAGCGAGAATGACATGACCTATGTAATCATCGGCGGCGGCGCTTCAACCCTGGGCGCCATCGAAGGCATACGGCGATATGATAAGCAAGGGCGCATCGTGGTCATCAGCGCCGAAAATGAACCCATCTACGGCAGGCCGCTCATTTCCTACATGCTTGCTGGCAAGATAGGCTCTTCGGATATCCCGCTCCGGCCAGGCGACTACTACGAAAAAAACTTGGTCGAGCTGAAGCTCGGTACCACGGTCACATCCATCGACACGCAGAAGCGTTGCGTTGTCACCTCTGCGGGCGAGACCATCGGCTATGACAAGCTTATGCTGGCCACTGGCGGAACGCCCTTTAACCCGCCAATTCCAGGCCTGCAGGGACCTGGCATCTACAACTTCACCACGGCCGAGCATGCGCGGGTCCTGGATAAGCTGGCTGGCAGCTTGCGGCGCGTGGTGGTCATCGGCGGCGGGCTAATCGGCCTTAAGGCTGCTGAAGCCCTTTTTGACCGT is drawn from Desulfocurvibacter africanus subsp. africanus DSM 2603 and contains these coding sequences:
- a CDS encoding glutamate synthase-related protein, translating into MLFNPINKSYYDYAIERDKEACINCEVCVRQCSYGAHFWDDVRKSVRHDSSKCVGCHRCEAFCPTACLTIRHKPTEFRDNAVWNPKFLKYIYKQADTGGVLLGGMGCPTNIPVYWDKLLLDASQVTNPSIDPLREPMELKTFLGTKPSRLEFEEASEGPRLKTQIGPQLELEVPIMFAAMSFGAINFNLHVAMARAATASGTMYNTGEGGLHRSLYKYGKNTIVQVASGRFGVHSDYLNAGAAVEIKIGQGAKPGIGGHLPGEKIDARVSETRMVPIGSDAISPAPHHDIYSIEDLHQLIYAIKEATAYTKPVSVKIAAVHNAPAIASGVVRAGADIVVIDGMRGGTGAAPAMIRDNVGLPMELALAAVDQRLRDEGIRNRASIVASGGIRCSADAVKAIALGADAVYIGTATLISVGCTVCGRCYTGKCPWGIATNEASLARRQNPDVAAEKMANLIKAWGHEIQEMLGGMGLNSIESLRGNRDKLRGVGLNDTELDILGVKHAGR
- a CDS encoding 4Fe-4S dicluster domain-containing protein — its product is MKRVYPDKEVCIGCRLCEVACLTVHSKSQDIIIAHREEKAAGLSSRKAVYQSGPTCVALSCRHCAEPACVAACISGALSKDPESGRTEYDESKCVGCWSCVMSCPFGAIKRHAAKQKIVKCDLCKGRKMPACVEACPNRALKYEER